The following proteins are encoded in a genomic region of Dyadobacter sp. UC 10:
- a CDS encoding MraY family glycosyltransferase, translated as MELKLPLQILSEGNFSNIIHHDVYQCLLSFLIACFLSIISIPIIINLSNLLHLTAKPGFRSSHETETPTLGGIAIFAATLIAYFLWPHSENILDSNLISLAMTGVIILFFLGIKDDILAVDPTKKLIIQIFASLILVAMGNFKVDNFYGIFGIHAVADIISIPLTVFIFIAIINAINLIDGIDGLAGGISLIAGLGFGIWFILNDHFSFGCLAFAMSGSLLGFLRFNFSKTSKIFMGDTGSLIVGYLLSIFSVEFLSLNVGYLHDPNAYFNAPIIVMVLLIVPIFDTLRVFIVRIFKGGSPFVADRNHMHHILLDNGLNHFWASFSLWMVTIINTALFFTFHGDITNTASLYIYIAMFGAYMLFAHILKKRIVTVRAKKKLVNSPSFNENDLPSSSNTVRDA; from the coding sequence ATGGAATTAAAGTTACCTCTTCAGATATTAAGTGAAGGAAACTTCAGCAACATCATCCACCACGATGTGTATCAATGCCTCCTTTCCTTTCTGATAGCCTGTTTTCTCTCGATCATCTCCATTCCTATTATCATAAACCTGTCGAACCTGCTGCATTTGACGGCTAAACCGGGTTTCCGCAGCTCACACGAAACAGAAACGCCGACGCTCGGAGGTATTGCCATTTTCGCAGCAACCCTGATCGCCTACTTTCTATGGCCGCACTCTGAGAATATTCTCGATTCAAACCTGATCAGTCTCGCCATGACCGGCGTGATCATTTTGTTCTTTCTCGGGATCAAGGATGATATACTGGCGGTGGACCCTACCAAAAAGCTGATCATCCAGATTTTTGCCTCGCTGATCCTCGTTGCGATGGGCAACTTTAAGGTTGACAACTTTTACGGGATTTTCGGAATTCACGCCGTGGCGGATATTATCAGCATTCCGCTGACTGTGTTCATATTTATCGCGATCATTAATGCGATTAATCTGATCGACGGAATAGACGGACTCGCTGGCGGCATCAGCCTGATCGCGGGGCTGGGCTTTGGGATATGGTTTATTCTGAATGACCACTTTTCATTTGGCTGCCTTGCATTTGCAATGTCAGGCTCTCTACTGGGTTTTTTAAGGTTTAATTTTTCCAAAACCAGCAAAATCTTCATGGGAGACACAGGATCGCTGATCGTCGGATATCTTTTGTCGATATTTTCGGTTGAATTCTTGTCCCTCAACGTCGGCTACCTGCACGATCCAAACGCTTACTTCAATGCGCCGATTATCGTGATGGTGCTGCTGATCGTCCCTATTTTTGACACATTGCGCGTATTCATCGTCCGCATATTCAAAGGCGGCTCCCCCTTCGTGGCCGACCGCAATCACATGCACCATATTCTGCTGGATAACGGTCTTAACCACTTCTGGGCATCGTTCTCCCTGTGGATGGTGACAATTATCAACACTGCACTGTTCTTTACCTTTCACGGAGACATCACCAATACCGCTTCCCTTTACATTTATATAGCGATGTTCGGAGCGTACATGCTTTTTGCACATATTCTCAAGAAAAGGATCGTTACAGTAAGAGCGAAGAAAAAATTGGTAAATAGTCCTTCTTTCAACGAAAACGACCTGCCTTCTTCAAGCAATACCGTCAGGGACGCCTGA
- a CDS encoding NADP-dependent malic enzyme, which yields MKKKIRKEDALYYHSKGRPGKIQVIPTKETSTQRDLSLAYSPGVAEPCLEIAENVENAYLYTAKGNLVAVISNGTAVLGLGDIGPEASKPVMEGKGLLFKIYADIDVFDIELNTKDVDEFVRTVKILEPTFGGVNLEDIKAPECFEIETRLKKELNIPVMHDDQHGTAIISAAAMLNALKLVHKNIGEIRVVVSGAGASAVSCTKLYISLGVDPKNVAMFDTKGHIHNGRTDLSEMKKQFATDLAFDSLEAAMVGADIFLGLSTADIVSKDMVKSMAKDPIVLAMANPNPEIPYPDAVEAREDVIMATGRSDYPNQVNNVLGFPYIFRGALDVRATEINEEMKLAAVHALADLATKPVPDIVNLAYNETNIVFGKNYIIPKPVDPRLLTTVAPAVAKAAMETGVARRDITDWDAYEQELSSRLGRNEQISRVILNKAKLAPKRVVFADAENIQVLRAAQQVRDEGIAIPILLGSKETIQHLIKESKLDLGDVSIVDPRAEENEHMIDTYASKLYDKRKRKGLTPIEARRTIYFKSYFGSMMVENGEADAFISGLTRTYPDTIRPALHVIGKQEGVNKVAGMYILLTPRGPLFFSDTTVNLDPTVDEIVEITELTAKAVERFNISPRIALVTYANYGSAAGHDAEKMREATAILKKRNPTMVVEGEMQAHLAFNTTLLKENHPFSDLVDGGANTLIFPNLSASNIAYNLLKEAAELETIGPILLGLKKPVHVLQLGSSVREIVNMVAIAVVEAQMKG from the coding sequence ATGAAAAAAAAGATCAGAAAAGAAGACGCGCTATATTACCACTCGAAAGGCAGACCGGGCAAAATCCAGGTCATTCCAACCAAAGAAACCAGCACGCAGCGGGACCTTTCACTGGCCTACTCTCCCGGAGTAGCGGAGCCATGTCTCGAAATCGCCGAAAATGTTGAAAATGCATATCTGTATACTGCAAAAGGCAATCTGGTTGCCGTAATCAGTAACGGAACAGCTGTTTTAGGCCTGGGTGATATCGGCCCCGAAGCTTCCAAGCCTGTCATGGAAGGAAAGGGTCTTCTGTTTAAGATCTATGCAGATATCGATGTTTTTGATATTGAGTTGAATACCAAGGATGTCGACGAATTTGTCCGCACGGTTAAAATCCTGGAACCAACCTTTGGGGGCGTCAACCTCGAAGATATTAAGGCGCCTGAGTGTTTTGAAATAGAGACCCGCCTTAAAAAAGAACTGAATATTCCGGTCATGCACGATGACCAGCACGGAACTGCGATTATCAGTGCAGCCGCAATGCTGAATGCACTTAAACTCGTTCACAAAAATATTGGAGAGATCAGGGTAGTCGTTTCGGGAGCCGGCGCTTCCGCGGTTTCCTGCACCAAACTCTACATATCCCTCGGCGTTGATCCTAAGAACGTGGCGATGTTCGATACAAAAGGACATATTCACAACGGTCGCACCGATCTGAGTGAAATGAAAAAGCAATTCGCGACCGACCTTGCTTTTGATTCCCTGGAAGCTGCAATGGTAGGCGCCGACATTTTCCTTGGCCTTTCTACCGCTGATATCGTTTCGAAAGACATGGTCAAATCGATGGCGAAAGATCCGATCGTGCTCGCTATGGCCAACCCCAACCCGGAAATACCTTATCCCGACGCAGTAGAAGCCAGGGAGGATGTGATTATGGCAACCGGACGTTCAGATTATCCTAATCAGGTAAACAATGTGCTCGGTTTCCCCTACATTTTCCGTGGCGCGCTGGATGTTCGGGCCACAGAAATCAATGAAGAGATGAAGCTTGCTGCGGTACACGCGCTTGCTGATCTGGCGACCAAGCCGGTACCCGATATTGTGAACCTTGCTTATAATGAGACCAATATTGTTTTCGGCAAAAATTACATTATTCCAAAACCGGTAGATCCGCGCCTGCTTACAACAGTGGCCCCTGCAGTTGCGAAAGCGGCAATGGAGACAGGTGTCGCGCGCAGGGATATTACGGACTGGGATGCGTACGAGCAGGAACTTTCAAGCCGCCTGGGCCGTAACGAGCAGATTTCGAGGGTAATCCTTAACAAAGCTAAACTTGCTCCGAAAAGAGTGGTTTTCGCAGATGCCGAAAACATTCAGGTATTGCGTGCAGCCCAACAGGTGAGAGATGAAGGCATTGCGATTCCGATCCTTTTGGGTAGCAAAGAAACAATTCAGCACCTGATCAAAGAAAGTAAGCTCGATCTGGGAGATGTATCTATCGTGGATCCGCGTGCAGAGGAAAACGAGCATATGATCGATACTTATGCCTCTAAACTATACGATAAGCGTAAAAGAAAGGGGCTTACACCGATCGAAGCGAGAAGGACGATTTACTTCAAGAGCTACTTTGGCTCGATGATGGTGGAAAATGGTGAGGCGGATGCATTTATATCGGGTTTGACCCGCACTTATCCTGATACGATCCGCCCGGCATTGCACGTGATCGGAAAGCAGGAAGGTGTCAATAAAGTAGCAGGTATGTACATTCTGCTCACCCCGCGCGGCCCGCTGTTCTTCTCTGATACTACTGTAAATCTTGACCCGACAGTAGACGAGATTGTCGAAATCACCGAACTGACCGCAAAAGCAGTAGAACGGTTCAATATCTCTCCGAGAATTGCGCTGGTTACGTATGCCAACTACGGCAGTGCAGCCGGCCATGATGCTGAAAAGATGCGGGAAGCTACTGCAATCCTGAAAAAGAGAAATCCGACCATGGTGGTAGAAGGAGAAATGCAGGCCCATCTTGCATTCAATACCACACTGCTGAAAGAAAACCACCCGTTCAGCGACTTAGTTGACGGCGGTGCCAATACATTGATATTCCCCAACCTTTCGGCGAGCAACATCGCTTACAACCTGCTCAAGGAAGCAGCCGAGCTGGAAACAATCGGGCCGATCCTCCTGGGATTGAAAAAGCCAGTGCACGTATTACAGCTTGGAAGCTCAGTCCGCGAGATCGTGAACATGGTCGCTATTGCGGTCGTGGAGGCGCAGATGAAGGGGTAG
- a CDS encoding glycoside hydrolase family 2 protein: protein MKKVLIYLTALFASVQLLYAQESGEWKYKEGKIVSPWAEKVSAANPHPEYPRPQLVRKNWQNINGLWNYSIVPQSAAETKPATFDGRILVPFAVESALSGVGRTVGKDSVLWYNRTIDFAPKLKDQRVLLHFGAVDWKCEVFVNGKPAGSHQGGYDPFSFDITDLLIKKKQQEISVKVWDPSSDGPQPRGKQIKNPHGIWYTPVTGIWQTVWLETVPTSYIVSILPVPDIDKQVVNIASEIKNAKEGDKVKIVAFDGTSKVAEQEAAPNATVALTISNPKLWSPDSPFLYDLTVTITRNGKVIDEAKSYFAMRKIGVQADKNGIQRMTLNNEFLFQYGPLDQGWWPDGLYTAPTDEALKFDIVKTKEMGFNMIRKHVKVEPARWYRYCDELGMLVWQDMPSGDMGNKWEQRPGITGNETSRDRTPESENIFKTEWKAIMDANRFFPSIVVWVPFNEAWGQFKTEEITEWTMKYDPSRLVNSASGGNFHPVGHIIDMHNYPEPVMPRPDLFGAKQIIVLGEFGGLGLPVEQHTWQQKDNWGYQSFKTQEELYKRYESLIGKFEPLIRKGLSAAVYTQTTDVEVETNGLMTYDRKIIKFSEAKLMQIHKPLYNAEFVKMK from the coding sequence ATGAAAAAAGTACTCATTTACCTGACCGCCCTTTTCGCCTCCGTCCAGCTTCTGTATGCGCAGGAAAGTGGTGAGTGGAAATACAAGGAAGGCAAGATAGTATCCCCGTGGGCAGAAAAAGTTTCAGCGGCGAATCCGCATCCAGAATATCCCAGGCCACAATTGGTGCGTAAAAACTGGCAGAATATTAATGGACTGTGGAATTATTCGATCGTTCCGCAATCTGCTGCGGAAACGAAACCTGCTACTTTCGACGGGAGAATCCTGGTGCCTTTCGCAGTCGAATCTGCATTATCGGGTGTCGGCAGAACAGTCGGCAAGGATAGCGTATTGTGGTACAATCGCACGATTGATTTTGCTCCGAAGCTAAAAGACCAGCGCGTGTTGCTTCATTTTGGAGCCGTCGACTGGAAATGTGAGGTATTTGTGAATGGAAAACCTGCGGGTTCGCACCAGGGAGGTTATGATCCGTTTAGTTTCGATATCACCGACTTACTGATTAAAAAGAAGCAGCAGGAGATCAGCGTAAAAGTCTGGGACCCAAGCAGCGACGGGCCGCAGCCGAGAGGTAAGCAGATTAAAAACCCGCACGGAATTTGGTACACCCCTGTCACCGGAATCTGGCAGACAGTCTGGCTGGAAACGGTTCCGACAAGTTACATTGTCAGTATCTTACCAGTACCTGATATCGATAAGCAGGTTGTCAATATTGCGTCCGAAATCAAAAATGCAAAAGAAGGGGACAAAGTCAAAATTGTCGCTTTCGACGGTACCAGCAAAGTAGCAGAACAGGAGGCAGCACCGAATGCTACCGTCGCCCTAACTATTTCCAATCCCAAATTATGGTCTCCCGACAGCCCGTTTTTGTACGATCTTACAGTAACGATCACCAGAAATGGAAAGGTAATTGACGAAGCTAAAAGCTATTTTGCCATGCGTAAAATAGGAGTGCAGGCTGACAAGAACGGAATTCAACGGATGACATTGAACAATGAATTCCTGTTCCAGTACGGTCCGCTTGACCAGGGCTGGTGGCCGGACGGACTTTACACGGCTCCCACTGACGAGGCTTTGAAATTTGACATAGTCAAAACCAAAGAAATGGGTTTCAACATGATCAGGAAGCATGTGAAGGTGGAGCCGGCAAGATGGTACCGCTACTGCGACGAGCTGGGCATGCTGGTGTGGCAGGATATGCCTAGTGGCGATATGGGCAATAAATGGGAACAACGCCCGGGTATAACCGGTAACGAAACCAGTCGCGACCGCACGCCTGAGTCTGAGAATATATTTAAAACGGAATGGAAGGCGATCATGGATGCAAACCGTTTTTTTCCGTCTATCGTGGTTTGGGTTCCGTTTAACGAAGCCTGGGGGCAGTTCAAAACCGAGGAAATCACGGAATGGACTATGAAATATGATCCTAGCAGGTTAGTAAACAGCGCCAGTGGGGGAAATTTTCACCCGGTAGGCCACATTATCGATATGCACAACTATCCTGAGCCTGTGATGCCCAGACCAGATCTATTCGGGGCGAAGCAGATTATCGTGCTGGGTGAATTTGGTGGTTTGGGACTACCCGTTGAGCAGCATACCTGGCAGCAAAAAGATAATTGGGGCTACCAGAGCTTTAAAACGCAGGAAGAGCTTTACAAACGTTATGAAAGTTTGATCGGAAAATTCGAGCCATTGATCAGAAAAGGCTTATCCGCGGCGGTTTACACCCAAACCACCGACGTAGAAGTAGAAACAAACGGTTTAATGACCTACGACCGTAAAATCATTAAATTCTCCGAAGCAAAACTAATGCAAATCCACAAGCCGCTTTACAATGCGGAGTTTGTGAAGATGAAATAG
- a CDS encoding isoaspartyl peptidase/L-asparaginase family protein: MKKLCFFFLVLLNLPLFAQDFSDKITLVLHGGAGTITRANMSPEQEKAYKTVLNSALEKGYAVLKNGGTSVQAVEATIHVMEDSPLFNAGKGAVFTNEGKNELDASVMEGKTLKAGAVAGVTTIKNPISAAIAVMEKSEHVMMAGAGAEKFAKQQGITIVDPAYFHTEARYKALIKAKEADKTELDHNSREEQKVKAAPKTGLQRDEEVIFTEGRKFGTVGCVALDKFGNLAAGTSTGGMTNKKYGRIGDAPIIGAGTYANNATCAVSATGHGEYFIRSVVAYDISALMEYKGMPLKEAANEVVKKLVKRGGEGGIISLDRDGNIAMPFNSEGMYRGYIKNDGTREVLIYKD, translated from the coding sequence ATGAAAAAGCTCTGTTTCTTCTTCCTGGTTCTGTTGAACCTGCCGCTATTTGCACAGGATTTTTCTGACAAAATCACGCTGGTCCTCCACGGTGGTGCGGGCACGATCACAAGAGCGAATATGAGCCCGGAGCAGGAGAAGGCGTACAAAACGGTTCTGAATTCTGCCCTGGAAAAAGGATATGCCGTGCTCAAAAACGGCGGCACCAGCGTTCAGGCGGTTGAGGCGACAATTCATGTAATGGAGGATTCGCCGTTATTCAATGCAGGTAAAGGTGCTGTTTTCACCAATGAGGGTAAAAATGAGCTGGATGCTTCGGTCATGGAAGGCAAAACCTTGAAAGCCGGTGCGGTCGCAGGTGTCACCACTATTAAAAATCCAATCAGCGCCGCCATTGCCGTCATGGAAAAATCGGAACACGTGATGATGGCTGGTGCAGGAGCCGAAAAATTCGCGAAGCAACAGGGGATAACTATTGTCGACCCTGCTTATTTCCATACCGAAGCCAGGTACAAGGCATTGATAAAAGCCAAAGAAGCTGATAAGACTGAACTGGATCATAATTCCAGGGAAGAGCAGAAAGTGAAAGCAGCTCCCAAAACAGGGTTGCAGCGTGACGAAGAAGTGATATTCACGGAAGGCAGGAAGTTCGGGACAGTAGGCTGCGTGGCGCTTGATAAATTCGGGAACCTCGCTGCGGGGACATCTACCGGCGGAATGACAAATAAAAAATACGGACGCATCGGCGATGCCCCTATCATTGGTGCAGGCACTTATGCGAACAATGCCACCTGCGCGGTTTCGGCAACGGGTCATGGCGAGTATTTCATACGCTCGGTCGTAGCTTACGACATTTCCGCACTCATGGAATACAAAGGAATGCCCCTTAAAGAGGCTGCCAATGAGGTGGTGAAAAAGCTGGTGAAGCGCGGCGGCGAAGGAGGCATTATTTCTCTGGACCGTGACGGTAACATTGCAATGCCATTCAATAGCGAAGGAATGTACCGCGGTTACATCAAAAATGACGGAACGCGCGAGGTACTTATTTACAAAGATTGA
- a CDS encoding T9SS type A sorting domain-containing protein has product MKSIYGILFLIALFCNASYATHLQGGEIMAAHISGQTYNIKVRIYLDRQQGGGAADAMQEVTVCLGNGTTRNLPRTITSPVPGSRSIIAVDFEQQYTFPTTGIFQISAAVNNRTGGMLNLDNSLETSMFIWTVIDTQVANSTPILPYLAFDAGVRQVFSVDLKPTVADRDSVSVKVHRISKPSPGTCGVRMPDRSYLFPNEISANGTFKVEPALNKLIWKAPEVVGNYLFAMVVSEWRDGVVISESYREGTINVSDKPGETVEIPPYESAEYGNPVTSVPNVSSSEVSMAIEAYPVPTDDFVTVKAYSKKKAVIRLQLIDMSGKTIREISTLSPAISVQERFDMRHLSHGIYIIKADNALESVSQKVVR; this is encoded by the coding sequence ATGAAATCAATCTACGGGATTCTCTTCTTGATCGCGTTGTTTTGTAACGCAAGTTACGCCACTCATTTACAGGGCGGCGAGATCATGGCAGCGCACATTTCGGGGCAAACTTATAATATTAAAGTCCGGATTTACCTGGATCGCCAACAAGGTGGCGGAGCGGCAGATGCCATGCAGGAAGTGACGGTCTGTCTGGGAAATGGCACGACGCGTAATTTGCCGAGAACTATTACTAGTCCGGTCCCAGGTTCCCGAAGCATTATCGCCGTAGATTTTGAACAGCAATATACTTTTCCTACAACAGGCATCTTCCAGATTTCAGCCGCTGTTAATAACCGCACCGGTGGCATGCTGAACCTTGATAATTCTTTGGAGACTTCCATGTTTATCTGGACAGTGATCGATACCCAGGTTGCTAATTCAACTCCAATCCTGCCCTACCTCGCTTTCGATGCAGGTGTGAGGCAGGTTTTTTCAGTTGACCTTAAACCAACCGTTGCCGACCGGGATAGTGTTTCGGTTAAAGTTCACCGCATCAGCAAACCATCTCCTGGAACCTGCGGCGTGAGAATGCCCGATCGTTCGTATCTGTTTCCAAACGAAATCAGCGCGAATGGTACGTTTAAAGTAGAACCTGCATTGAACAAGCTGATCTGGAAAGCGCCGGAAGTAGTTGGTAATTATCTCTTTGCGATGGTTGTGAGCGAATGGCGGGATGGCGTTGTCATTTCTGAGAGCTATCGCGAGGGAACAATCAACGTGTCCGATAAGCCCGGCGAAACGGTTGAAATTCCGCCTTACGAATCTGCCGAATATGGAAATCCGGTTACATCAGTACCAAATGTTTCCTCTTCCGAAGTTTCTATGGCAATTGAAGCATATCCGGTACCTACCGACGATTTTGTTACCGTGAAGGCTTACAGCAAGAAAAAAGCCGTAATACGTTTACAGCTAATCGATATGAGTGGAAAAACGATCCGCGAGATTTCAACTCTTTCACCTGCTATCTCGGTACAGGAACGGTTTGATATGCGGCATCTCTCTCACGGGATTTATATCATCAAGGCTGACAATGCTCTCGAATCTGTTTCGCAAAAAGTGGTTCGATGA
- a CDS encoding alpha/beta fold hydrolase, with product MSSLKFLRPIFLFILLTTSLSSCFSRYIISAKEVRKHYAQKKVKPVEHIIKNDTLSLCIASIGSDTLPMLLLIHGAPGSLWGYMNLMDDEDLQKHFHIVSVDRVGYGKSRLKKRRHVTSIATQANALLPVFEMNKSKEKVTVLGRSYGAPIAAKLVSMVPDKVKELVMVSPVIDPEKEKFYWFSKWGKNSFIQLFLPGAFNTATAEKYSHSDELKKLLPVWQNLHVPTTVIQGGNDWIADPANIDFAKKHIKSKRAQYIFLYNAGHMITYTHLSMIKEMLLKGLLFKEKITSVEMTTVGDQTTGN from the coding sequence ATGTCAAGTCTTAAATTTCTTCGGCCGATCTTTTTGTTCATCCTACTTACTACTTCCCTGAGCTCCTGTTTTTCAAGATATATTATCTCGGCAAAGGAAGTCAGGAAGCATTATGCGCAAAAAAAAGTCAAGCCCGTAGAACATATCATCAAAAACGATACACTTTCGCTTTGCATAGCAAGCATCGGCTCCGACACGCTTCCTATGTTACTTTTAATCCACGGTGCGCCGGGTTCACTTTGGGGTTATATGAACCTGATGGACGATGAAGATCTTCAGAAGCATTTTCATATCGTATCGGTCGACAGAGTTGGTTACGGTAAATCGAGGCTGAAAAAGCGTCGGCACGTCACTTCCATTGCTACCCAGGCTAATGCATTGTTACCCGTTTTCGAGATGAATAAAAGTAAGGAAAAGGTAACAGTACTAGGTCGCTCTTATGGCGCGCCCATTGCAGCCAAACTCGTTTCTATGGTTCCGGATAAGGTAAAAGAGCTGGTAATGGTGTCGCCAGTGATCGATCCTGAAAAGGAAAAATTTTACTGGTTTTCGAAATGGGGTAAAAATTCGTTCATCCAGCTTTTTCTTCCCGGCGCTTTCAACACGGCCACTGCGGAAAAATACAGTCATTCTGATGAACTTAAAAAGCTGCTGCCAGTTTGGCAAAATCTGCATGTTCCTACCACGGTCATTCAGGGTGGGAATGATTGGATCGCGGATCCGGCTAATATTGATTTTGCCAAAAAGCATATCAAAAGCAAACGCGCCCAGTATATTTTCCTTTACAATGCAGGCCACATGATCACCTATACGCATTTGTCGATGATCAAGGAAATGCTTCTGAAAGGTCTGCTATTCAAGGAAAAAATTACTTCCGTCGAAATGACGACTGTCGGAGATCAGACCACCGGTAACTGA
- the epsC gene encoding serine O-acetyltransferase EpsC — protein sequence MTTSHQDPFFKRLTEQNENYRYKLPSRQDAGKFIQNLINFLFPISQDCQNCPSKDLAMKYADLRNDLDYMLKPLLPQIEKDKDEILDEIFGGIPDIYEMLLADAKSITDNDPASVSLEEVISVYPGFMAIATYRFAHLFAQCGIPLLPRMLTEFAHSQTGIDIHPNAVIGSSFFIDHGTGVVIGETTHIGNNVKLYQGVTLGATHVSKSLASRKRHPTIEDNVVVYANATILGGETVIGHDSIIGGNAWLVRSVPPFSQVYHQSKIEIRPQSASIT from the coding sequence ATGACGACCAGCCACCAAGATCCGTTTTTCAAGCGCCTGACCGAGCAAAACGAAAATTACCGTTACAAGCTTCCTTCCAGACAGGATGCCGGGAAGTTCATTCAGAACCTGATCAACTTTTTATTCCCTATCAGCCAGGATTGCCAGAACTGCCCTTCAAAGGATCTGGCAATGAAATATGCCGACTTGCGAAATGACCTCGATTACATGCTTAAGCCTCTGCTTCCGCAGATTGAGAAGGATAAAGATGAGATATTGGACGAAATATTCGGTGGTATCCCCGACATCTACGAAATGCTGCTGGCCGACGCGAAATCGATCACTGATAATGACCCTGCGTCAGTCAGTCTGGAAGAGGTAATTTCTGTTTACCCGGGATTTATGGCCATAGCCACTTACCGGTTCGCGCATTTGTTTGCCCAATGCGGGATTCCGTTGCTGCCCAGAATGCTCACTGAATTTGCCCACAGCCAAACCGGGATTGACATCCACCCGAATGCCGTAATCGGCAGCTCCTTTTTTATAGACCACGGAACCGGCGTCGTGATCGGAGAAACTACTCATATCGGCAACAATGTAAAGCTTTATCAGGGTGTTACGCTTGGCGCGACGCATGTATCGAAGTCGCTCGCTTCCCGAAAGCGCCATCCTACGATTGAAGATAATGTCGTGGTTTATGCAAACGCGACTATTCTGGGTGGGGAGACCGTCATCGGCCACGATTCGATCATTGGCGGCAATGCCTGGTTAGTAAGAAGCGTACCTCCATTTTCCCAGGTTTATCACCAGAGCAAAATAGAGATACGCCCGCAATCGGCTTCTATTACATAA
- a CDS encoding TetR/AcrR family transcriptional regulator yields the protein MGIVERRERLKIQVRSDIVKTAKDIAREDGWTAVSIRKIADVIEYSPPILYEYFDSKDKLLEAVRMEGFDHLQSEFIKIKGHFSNPQKQLVEVAQRIWNFAVENPEVFQVMFNLEGAYCDSKKAFSQAMSIKGNPVWEMIAGLRPKSAEGVTKTYYEWWCLTFGFIGITMTTQPRYAFSQAEPIYMEGVRRFIRSIM from the coding sequence ATGGGAATAGTAGAGCGAAGGGAACGGCTTAAAATACAGGTACGTTCTGACATCGTTAAAACAGCTAAAGACATTGCCCGAGAAGACGGATGGACTGCTGTCTCGATTCGTAAAATCGCCGACGTAATAGAATATAGTCCCCCGATTTTGTACGAATATTTCGATAGTAAAGACAAACTCCTGGAAGCAGTCCGTATGGAAGGCTTTGACCATCTGCAGAGTGAGTTTATAAAGATCAAAGGACATTTCAGTAATCCTCAGAAGCAGCTGGTAGAGGTTGCCCAGCGCATCTGGAATTTCGCAGTGGAGAACCCAGAAGTATTTCAGGTCATGTTTAATCTGGAGGGAGCCTATTGCGATTCGAAAAAGGCTTTTTCACAGGCAATGAGTATTAAAGGAAATCCTGTGTGGGAAATGATCGCGGGGCTTCGTCCGAAATCCGCGGAAGGCGTTACCAAGACCTACTATGAGTGGTGGTGCCTCACGTTCGGCTTCATTGGTATTACCATGACCACCCAGCCGCGTTACGCATTTTCACAGGCAGAACCGATATATATGGAAGGCGTGCGGAGATTTATCCGCAGCATTATGTAA